A window of the Planococcus citri chromosome 4, ihPlaCitr1.1, whole genome shotgun sequence genome harbors these coding sequences:
- the LOC135842827 gene encoding SET and MYND domain-containing protein 4-like, whose product MPLYEEICDSLLKHLDAKHEAVRVSGIFNPLPANEKVSFTYRLMEERRHLPFRRASALKNTQLATEERNLGNKAFCQKKDADALNFYSRSVRLSATKSPELSLAYANRSAVLFKLEKFDLCVLDVDRALGINYPDNLKYKLYERKGKCLMEMGRYSEARQCFQNAREYLSKADINAERLSTLETSLDQSISECEKSDVSDKQMKSVKSFPLPELPSKSPLIPNASAKVRLDSSVEMGRHFVATEDIEPGEILVVEKPYASILLPESYLSHCSNCFIRNLAMIPCEKCSQLMFCNEKCRSESMTRYHMTECDILGDLLALDVSKMESLAVRTLIIATNHGKKLCQLYEDPIFGTPLPPPKASELMNVGDIYDSQSYETVHMLEDNYLKRSPPDLFRKCAVAALLLHVIKYSTFFKNATSKSKTKIPLQKLQDYTGSLLLKYLLAVLSNAHEISEIVPDSSNSASRLGHRSLEIGAALFPLLSLTNHSCDPGAVRHCHYDNCVLRAIQPIAKGQQVFDNYGVHYAVHSLENRRLKLKSQYYFHCVCTACKSDWPLYKDLPSTRPRYLSIDVPFKKLDEYTVELERCFEKISAGKFDEVIDGLCEHLSLLHKYVSRPWKEYGKIQETIKECFACQGNYYDHSDILLCLPEQTED is encoded by the exons ATGCCGCTTTACGAAGAAATATGTGATAGTTTGCTGAAACATTTGGATGCTAAACATGAGGCTGTACGTGTCTCCGGCATCTTTAATCCGTTACCTGCAAACGAGAAGGTTTCGTTTACCTATCGTCTGATGGAAGAGCGTCGACATTTACCATTTCGCAGAGCATCCGCTTTGAAAAATACCCAACTCGCAACGGAAGAAAGAAATCTAGGTAATAAGGCCTTTTGCCAAAAGAAAGATGCGGATGCTTTGAATTTCTACTCTAGAAGTGTTCGTCTGTCTGCGACCAAAAGTCCCGAGTTATCCCTCGCCTATGCAAATCGTTCAGCTGTTTTATTCAAACTAGAGAAATTCGATCTATGTGTATTGGATGTAGACAGAGCACTGGGTATTAATTATCCCGAtaatttgaaatacaaattaTACGAGAGGAAAGGTAAATGTTTGATGGAAATGGGTCGTTATTCGGAAGCCAGACAATGTTTTCAG AATGCTCGAGAATATTTATCTAAAGCTGATATCAACGCCGAGCGTCTTAGTACACTGGAAACTTCACTCGATCAATCCATCAGCGAGTGTGAAAAAAGTGATGTATCTGATAAACAAATGAAATCTGTTAAAAGTTTCCCATTACCAGAGCTGCCATCGAAGAGTCCACTTATTCCAAACGCGAGTGCAAAAGTTCGACTGGATTCCTCGGTGGAAATGGGCCGACATTTTGTCGCTACAGAAGATATCGAGCCAG GTGAAATACTCGTCGTTGAAAAACCATATGCTTCCATTTTATTACCAGAATCTTATCTCAGTCATTGTTCAAATTGCTTTATTCGTAATCTGGCGATGATTCCCTGCGAAAAATGTTCTCAG CTCatgttttgtaatgaaaaatgcCGCAGCGAATCGATGACACGTTACCACATGACTGAATGTGATATTTTAGGTGACCTTCTTGCATTAGACGTTAGTAAAATGGAATCTTTGGCCGTTCGCACCCTAATTATAGCTACCAATCACGGCAAGAAACTCTGTCAACTTTACGAAGATCCGATTTTTGGTACTCCTTTGCCTCCTCCCAAAGCATCCGAATTGATGAATGTCGGCGATATTTACGATTCGCAAAGTTACGAAACAGTTCACATGTTGGAGGATAATTATTTGAAACGATCGCCTCCGGATTTATTTAGAAAATGTGCCGTTGCTGCTCTTCTACTTCATGTCATTAAATattccacttttttcaaaaatgctacgTCAAAATCGAAAACTAAAATCCCA ttgcaaaaattacaagattatACCGGTTCGTTGTTACTAAAATACTTGTTAGCAGTCCTCAGCAACGCTCACGAAATCTCAGAAATAGTACCAGATAGTTCGAATTCTGCATCGAGATTGGGTCATCGAAGTTTGGAAATTGGCGCAGCTCTGTTCCCATTACTCAGTTTAACAAATCATTCTTGTGATCCTGGTGCAGTTAGACATTGTCACTATGATAATTGCGTTTTACGAGCTATCCAACCTATCGCTAAAGGCCAACAA GTTTTCGACAATTATGGTGTTCATTACGCTGTTCATTCTCTGGAGAATAGAAGGCTCAAGTTAAAATCTCAGTATTATTTCCACTGCGTCTGTACAGCCTGTAAATCAGATTGGCCATTGTATAAAGATTTACCATCAACCAGACCTAGATATTTATCGATCGa CGTTCCTTTCAAGAAACTAGACGAATATACCGTGGAACTTGAacgttgttttgaaaaaatttcggcgGGTAAATTCGATGAAGTAATAGATGGTCTATGCGAACATCTATCCTTGTTGCATAAATACGTCTCGAGACCATGGAAAGAATATGGCAAAATTCAAGAAACCATCAAGGAATGTTTCGCATGCCAAGGAAACTATTATGATCATTCTGATATTTTACTTTGCTTACCCGAGCAAACAGAAGATTGA